One Cervus elaphus chromosome 28, mCerEla1.1, whole genome shotgun sequence DNA segment encodes these proteins:
- the PNISR gene encoding arginine/serine-rich protein PNISR isoform X1, with protein MWDQGGQPWQQWPLNQQQWMQSFQHQQDPSQIDWAALAQAWIAQREASGQQSIVEQPPGMMPNGQDMSTMESGPNNHGNFQGDSNFNRMWQPEWGMHQQPPHPPPDQPWMPPTPGPMDIVPPSEDSNSQDSGEFAPDNRHIFNQNNHNFGGPPDNFAVGPVNQFDYQHGAAFGPPQGGFHPPYWQPGPPGPPAPPQNRRERPSSFRDRQRSPIALPVKQEPPQIDAVKRRTLPAWIREGLEKMEREKQKKLEKERMEQQRSQLSKKEKKAADDAEGGDGPRLPQRSKFDSDEEDEDTENVEAASSGKVTRSPSPVPQEEQSEPEMTEEEKEYQMMLLTKMLLTEILLDVTDEEIYYIAKDAHRKATKAPAKQLAQSSALASLTGLGGLGGYGSGDSEDERSNRGSESSDTDDEELRHRIRQKQEAFWRKEKEQQLLHDKQMEEEKQQSERVTKEMNEFIHKEQNSLSLLEAREADGDVVNEKKRTPSETTSVLEPKREHKEKEKQGRSRSGSSSSGSSSSNSRSSSTSSSVSSSSYSSSSGSSRTSSRSSSPKRKKRHSRSRSPTIKARRSRSRSYSRRIKIESNRARVKIRDRRRSNRNSIERERRRNRTPSRERRRSRSRSRDRRTNRSSRSRSRDRRKVDDQRGSLSGGSHKHKGEVKEQERRKERSGSVDKDRRKKDKEREREQDKRKEKQKREEKDFKFSSQDDRLKRKRESERTFSRSGSISVKIIRHDSRQDSKKSTTKDSKKHSGSDSSGRSSSESPGSSKEKKVKKPKHSRSRSMEKSQRSGKKASRKHKSKSRSRSTTPPRRKR; from the exons aTGTGGGATCAAGGAGGACAACCTTGGCAGCAGTGGCCTTTGAACCAACAACAATGGATGCAGTCGTTCCAGCACCAGCAGGATCCAA GCCAGATTGACTGGGCTGCATTGGCTCAAGCTTGGATTGCCCAAAGAGAAGCTTCAGGACAGCAAAGCATAGTAGAACAACCACCAGGAATGATGCCAAACGGACAGGATATGTCTACAATGGAGTCTGGTCCAAATAATCATGGGAATTTCCAAGGGGATTCAAACTTTAACAGAATGTGGCAACCAG AATGGGGAATGCATCAGCAGCCCCCACACCCCCCTCCAGATCAGCCATGGATGCCACCAACACCAGGCCCAATGGACATTGTTCCTCCTTCTGAAGACAGCAACAGTCAGGACAGTGGGGAATTTGCCCCTGACAACAGGCATATATTTAACCAGAACAATCACAACTTTGGTGGACCACCCGATAATTTTGCAGTGGGGCCAGTGAACCAGTTTGACTATCAG CATGGGGCTGCTTTTGGTCCACCGCAAGGTGGATTTCATCCTCCTTATTGGCAACCAGGACCTCCAGGACCTCCGGCACCTCCCCAGAATCGAAGAGAAAGACCATCATCGTTCAGGGATCGGCAGCGCTCACCTATTGCACTTCCTGTGAAGCAGGAGCCTCCACAAATTG ATGCAGTAAAACGCAGGACTCTTCCAGCTTGGATTCGAGAAGGTCTTGAAAAAATGGAACGTGAAAAGCAGAAGAAgttggagaaagaaagaatggagcAACAACGTTCACAAttgtccaaaaaagaaaagaaggccgCAGATGATGCTGAAGGAGGAGATGGCCCTCGTTTACCTCAGAGAAGTAAATTT GATAGTGATGAGGAAGATGAAGACACTGAAAACGTTGAGGCTGCAAGCAGTGGAAAAGTCACCAGAAGTCCATCTCCAGTTCCTCAAGAAGAGCAGAGTGAACCAGAGAtgactgaagaagagaaagagtaTCAAATG ATGTTGCTGACAAAAATGCTTCTGACTGAAATTCTCCTGGatgtcacagatgaagaaatttatTACATAGCCAAAGACGCACACCGGAAAGCAACGAAAG CTCCTGCAAAACAGCTGGCACAGTCCAGTGCACTGGCCTCCCTCACTGGACTCG GTGGACTGGGTGGTTATGgatcaggagacagtgaagatgAGAGGAGCAACCGAGGTTCTGAGTCATCTGACACTGATGATGAGGAATTACGGCATCGAATCCGGCAAAAACAGGAAGctttttggagaaaagaaaaagaacaacagcTGTTACATGATAAACAGATGGAAG aagaAAAGCAGCAATCAGAAAGGGTTACAAAAGAGATGAATGAATTTATCCATAAAGAGCAAAATAGTTTATCACTACTAGAAGCAAGAGAAGCAGATGGTGATGtggttaatgaaaagaaaagaactccAAGTGAAACTACGTCAGTTTTAGAACCAAAAAGAGagcataaagaaaaagagaaacaaggaaGGAGTAGATCAGGAAGTTCTAGTAGCGGTAGTTCCAGTAGCAATAGCCGAAGTAGCAGTACCAGCAGCTCTGTCTCTAGCTCTTCATACAGTTCTAGCTCAGGGAGTAGTCGCACTTCTTCCCGATCTtcttctcctaaaagaaaaaagagacataGTAGGAGTAGATCTCCAACAATTAAAGCTAGGCGTAGTAGGAGTAGAAGTTACTCTCGCAGAATTAAAATAGAGAGCAATAGGGCTAGAGTAAAGATTAGAGATAGGAGGAGATCTAATAGAAACAGCATTGAAAGAGAAAGACGAAGAAATCGAACTCCTTCCCGAGAGAGACGTAGAAGTAGAAGTCGCTCAAGGGATAGGCGAACCAATCGGTCCAGTCGTAGTAGGAGTCGAGATAGACGTAAAGTTGATGATCAACGTGGAAGTCTTAGTGGAGGCAGTCATAAGCATAAGGGTGAGGTTAAAGAacaagagaggagaaaggagaggagtgGAAGTGTAGACAAAGAtaggagaaagaaagacaaagaaagggaacGTGAACaggataaaagaaaagagaaacaaaaaagggaagaaaaggactTTAAGTTCAGTAGTCAGGACGATAGGTTAAAAAGGAAACGAGAAAGTGAAAGAACGTTCTCTAGGAGTGGTTCTATATCTGTTAAAATCATAAGACATGATTCTAGACAGGATAGTAAGAAAAGCACTACCAAAGATAGTAAAAAACATTCAGGCTCTGATTCTAGTGGAAGGAGCAGTTCTGAATCTCCAGGAAGTAGCAAAGAAAAGAAGGTTAAGAAGCCTAAACATAGTCGATCGCGATCCATGGAGAAATCTCAAAGGTCTGGTAAGAAGGCAAGCCGCAAACACAAGTCTAAGTCCCGATCAAG atcaACAACCCCTCCCCGTCGTAAACGCTGA
- the PNISR gene encoding arginine/serine-rich protein PNISR isoform X4 produces the protein MWDQGGQPWQQWPLNQQQWMQSFQHQQDPSQIDWAALAQAWIAQREASGQQSIVEQPPGMMPNGQDMSTMESGPNNHGNFQGDSNFNRMWQPG, from the exons aTGTGGGATCAAGGAGGACAACCTTGGCAGCAGTGGCCTTTGAACCAACAACAATGGATGCAGTCGTTCCAGCACCAGCAGGATCCAA GCCAGATTGACTGGGCTGCATTGGCTCAAGCTTGGATTGCCCAAAGAGAAGCTTCAGGACAGCAAAGCATAGTAGAACAACCACCAGGAATGATGCCAAACGGACAGGATATGTCTACAATGGAGTCTGGTCCAAATAATCATGGGAATTTCCAAGGGGATTCAAACTTTAACAGAATGTGGCAACCAG GCTGA
- the PNISR gene encoding arginine/serine-rich protein PNISR isoform X2, with product MWDQGGQPWQQWPLNQQQWMQSFQHQQDPSQIDWAALAQAWIAQREASGQQSIVEQPPGMMPNGQDMSTMESGPNNHGNFQGDSNFNRMWQPEWGMHQQPPHPPPDQPWMPPTPGPMDIVPPSEDSNSQDSGEFAPDNRHIFNQNNHNFGGPPDNFAVGPVNQFDYQHGAAFGPPQGGFHPPYWQPGPPGPPAPPQNRRERPSSFRDRQRSPIALPVKQEPPQIDAVKRRTLPAWIREGLEKMEREKQKKLEKERMEQQRSQLSKKEKKAADDAEGGDGPRLPQRSKFDSDEEDEDTENVEAASSGKVTRSPSPVPQEEQSEPEMTEEEKEYQMMLLTKMLLTEILLDVTDEEIYYIAKDAHRKATKAPAKQLAQSSALASLTGLGGLGGYGSGDSEDERSNRGSESSDTDDEELRHRIRQKQEAFWRKEKEQQLLHDKQMEEEKQQSERVTKEMNEFIHKEQNSLSLLEAREADGDVVNEKKRTPSETTSVLEPKREHKEKEKQGRSRSGSSSSGSSSSNSRSSSTSSSVSSSSYSSSSGSSRTSSRSSSPKRKKRHSRSRSPTIKARRSRSRSYSRRIKIESNRARVKIRDRRRSNRNSIERERRRNRTPSRERRRSRSRSRDRRTNRSSRSRSRDRRKVDDQRGSLSGGSHKHKGEVKEQERRKERSGSVDKDRRKKDKEREREQDKRKEKQKREEKDFKFSSQDDRLKRKRESERTFSRSGSISVKIIRHDSRQDSKKSTTKDSKKHSGSDSSGRSSSESPGSSKEKKVKKPKHSRSRSMEKSQRSGKKASRKHKSKSRSR from the exons aTGTGGGATCAAGGAGGACAACCTTGGCAGCAGTGGCCTTTGAACCAACAACAATGGATGCAGTCGTTCCAGCACCAGCAGGATCCAA GCCAGATTGACTGGGCTGCATTGGCTCAAGCTTGGATTGCCCAAAGAGAAGCTTCAGGACAGCAAAGCATAGTAGAACAACCACCAGGAATGATGCCAAACGGACAGGATATGTCTACAATGGAGTCTGGTCCAAATAATCATGGGAATTTCCAAGGGGATTCAAACTTTAACAGAATGTGGCAACCAG AATGGGGAATGCATCAGCAGCCCCCACACCCCCCTCCAGATCAGCCATGGATGCCACCAACACCAGGCCCAATGGACATTGTTCCTCCTTCTGAAGACAGCAACAGTCAGGACAGTGGGGAATTTGCCCCTGACAACAGGCATATATTTAACCAGAACAATCACAACTTTGGTGGACCACCCGATAATTTTGCAGTGGGGCCAGTGAACCAGTTTGACTATCAG CATGGGGCTGCTTTTGGTCCACCGCAAGGTGGATTTCATCCTCCTTATTGGCAACCAGGACCTCCAGGACCTCCGGCACCTCCCCAGAATCGAAGAGAAAGACCATCATCGTTCAGGGATCGGCAGCGCTCACCTATTGCACTTCCTGTGAAGCAGGAGCCTCCACAAATTG ATGCAGTAAAACGCAGGACTCTTCCAGCTTGGATTCGAGAAGGTCTTGAAAAAATGGAACGTGAAAAGCAGAAGAAgttggagaaagaaagaatggagcAACAACGTTCACAAttgtccaaaaaagaaaagaaggccgCAGATGATGCTGAAGGAGGAGATGGCCCTCGTTTACCTCAGAGAAGTAAATTT GATAGTGATGAGGAAGATGAAGACACTGAAAACGTTGAGGCTGCAAGCAGTGGAAAAGTCACCAGAAGTCCATCTCCAGTTCCTCAAGAAGAGCAGAGTGAACCAGAGAtgactgaagaagagaaagagtaTCAAATG ATGTTGCTGACAAAAATGCTTCTGACTGAAATTCTCCTGGatgtcacagatgaagaaatttatTACATAGCCAAAGACGCACACCGGAAAGCAACGAAAG CTCCTGCAAAACAGCTGGCACAGTCCAGTGCACTGGCCTCCCTCACTGGACTCG GTGGACTGGGTGGTTATGgatcaggagacagtgaagatgAGAGGAGCAACCGAGGTTCTGAGTCATCTGACACTGATGATGAGGAATTACGGCATCGAATCCGGCAAAAACAGGAAGctttttggagaaaagaaaaagaacaacagcTGTTACATGATAAACAGATGGAAG aagaAAAGCAGCAATCAGAAAGGGTTACAAAAGAGATGAATGAATTTATCCATAAAGAGCAAAATAGTTTATCACTACTAGAAGCAAGAGAAGCAGATGGTGATGtggttaatgaaaagaaaagaactccAAGTGAAACTACGTCAGTTTTAGAACCAAAAAGAGagcataaagaaaaagagaaacaaggaaGGAGTAGATCAGGAAGTTCTAGTAGCGGTAGTTCCAGTAGCAATAGCCGAAGTAGCAGTACCAGCAGCTCTGTCTCTAGCTCTTCATACAGTTCTAGCTCAGGGAGTAGTCGCACTTCTTCCCGATCTtcttctcctaaaagaaaaaagagacataGTAGGAGTAGATCTCCAACAATTAAAGCTAGGCGTAGTAGGAGTAGAAGTTACTCTCGCAGAATTAAAATAGAGAGCAATAGGGCTAGAGTAAAGATTAGAGATAGGAGGAGATCTAATAGAAACAGCATTGAAAGAGAAAGACGAAGAAATCGAACTCCTTCCCGAGAGAGACGTAGAAGTAGAAGTCGCTCAAGGGATAGGCGAACCAATCGGTCCAGTCGTAGTAGGAGTCGAGATAGACGTAAAGTTGATGATCAACGTGGAAGTCTTAGTGGAGGCAGTCATAAGCATAAGGGTGAGGTTAAAGAacaagagaggagaaaggagaggagtgGAAGTGTAGACAAAGAtaggagaaagaaagacaaagaaagggaacGTGAACaggataaaagaaaagagaaacaaaaaagggaagaaaaggactTTAAGTTCAGTAGTCAGGACGATAGGTTAAAAAGGAAACGAGAAAGTGAAAGAACGTTCTCTAGGAGTGGTTCTATATCTGTTAAAATCATAAGACATGATTCTAGACAGGATAGTAAGAAAAGCACTACCAAAGATAGTAAAAAACATTCAGGCTCTGATTCTAGTGGAAGGAGCAGTTCTGAATCTCCAGGAAGTAGCAAAGAAAAGAAGGTTAAGAAGCCTAAACATAGTCGATCGCGATCCATGGAGAAATCTCAAAGGTCTGGTAAGAAGGCAAGCCGCAAACACAAGTCTAAGTCCCGATCAAGGTAg
- the PNISR gene encoding arginine/serine-rich protein PNISR isoform X3 — protein sequence MWDQGGQPWQQWPLNQQQWMQSFQHQQDPSQIDWAALAQAWIAQREASGQQSIVEQPPGMMPNGQDMSTMESGPNNHGNFQGDSNFNRMWQPEWGMHQQPPHPPPDQPWMPPTPGPMDIVPPSEDSNSQDSGEFAPDNRHIFNQNNHNFGGPPDNFAVGPVNQFDYQDLQDLRHLPRIEEKDHHRSGIGSAHLLHFL from the exons aTGTGGGATCAAGGAGGACAACCTTGGCAGCAGTGGCCTTTGAACCAACAACAATGGATGCAGTCGTTCCAGCACCAGCAGGATCCAA GCCAGATTGACTGGGCTGCATTGGCTCAAGCTTGGATTGCCCAAAGAGAAGCTTCAGGACAGCAAAGCATAGTAGAACAACCACCAGGAATGATGCCAAACGGACAGGATATGTCTACAATGGAGTCTGGTCCAAATAATCATGGGAATTTCCAAGGGGATTCAAACTTTAACAGAATGTGGCAACCAG AATGGGGAATGCATCAGCAGCCCCCACACCCCCCTCCAGATCAGCCATGGATGCCACCAACACCAGGCCCAATGGACATTGTTCCTCCTTCTGAAGACAGCAACAGTCAGGACAGTGGGGAATTTGCCCCTGACAACAGGCATATATTTAACCAGAACAATCACAACTTTGGTGGACCACCCGATAATTTTGCAGTGGGGCCAGTGAACCAGTTTGACTATCAG GACCTCCAGGACCTCCGGCACCTCCCCAGAATCGAAGAGAAAGACCATCATCGTTCAGGGATCGGCAGCGCTCACCTATTGCACTTCCTGTGA